The following DNA comes from Vigna radiata var. radiata cultivar VC1973A chromosome 4, Vradiata_ver6, whole genome shotgun sequence.
TAAAACTGGTCCATCAGTTTCTTCGGCTGCACTGGGAAAGATGAATCTGACTGTGAAAGCAATATCAGAGGGTGGATTTGAGTCCCTTTACAAGCAAACATTCTCAACCTATCCAAATGAGAAGCTGAAGAAGAGCTTTGCTTGTTATCTTTCAACTTCAACAGGTCCTGTTGCAGGAACCCTTTACCTGTCCAATATTCATGTAGCCTTTTGCAGTGATCGCCCATTGTGTTTCACCGCACCCTCTGGCCAGGAAACTTGGACCTACTACAAGgtacttattttaatcaaaGATTTGTTCATCTTTGCAGAGAGAAAGAGGGAGAGAGTAAACTACATGAAGGGTATTATGTGATTTAGTTCTCTCAATATTTGATCAACACTGGTTTTGATTCCTTCAAGACTcagttaaactttaaaaatgatagtttatcttaaaaattgtaaaatgtgGTAAATGTTATCTCTGGTGGAATACTTGATGTTGATTTGATGAAAGACAAAATTCATGAAATGACATGAAATTGTTACTGCGTGACAGGTAATGGTGCCTCTGGCGAAGGTTGGAACAGTCAACCCAGTGATCATGAGAGAGAACCCATCAGAAAAGTACATTCAGATTGTTACTGTGGATGGACATGATTTTTGGTTCATGGGTTTTGTAAATTTTGACAAAGCAGTGAAGAACCTCTCAGAAGGTATGTCACAGTTTGTAGTGCCGGGAGTGGCTGTGCCAGCCACTGGTTCTGGAGAAAATGGAAA
Coding sequences within:
- the LOC106758159 gene encoding GEM-like protein 5; translation: MNTNSDNTTQKNQPVPEAQGVASSSSSSPPSVSTENWGTHIMGTPAVPSSHPDNKKAALQSGGSGGQPLPVQYYQQHPYVQHSPVEKPSNSPMESILHMFDTWSKKAEATAHNVWHNLKTGPSVSSAALGKMNLTVKAISEGGFESLYKQTFSTYPNEKLKKSFACYLSTSTGPVAGTLYLSNIHVAFCSDRPLCFTAPSGQETWTYYKVMVPLAKVGTVNPVIMRENPSEKYIQIVTVDGHDFWFMGFVNFDKAVKNLSEGMSQFVVPGVAVPATGSGENGKNFQ